The genomic stretch CTATACCCAACCTAACGCCGAACGTGGTTCTAAACATGATGTACAGGTTGTAGTGACTTCCTCAACCAATAAACCAGTGAAGTCTCCAGCAAAAGCTTACACAATAACCGTGTTTGGTAGGTCGCTTCCTTTAGCAGTGCGACTGGCTATGTTGGCGTGCATTTTAGTTTTAATTTCATTGGGTGGTATCTTGCCATTTTACTTTTGGGGTCAACACTTAAAAAAAGAAGCACTAGGAGATTAATTACAGCAATGAATATTCTACTCAAGTTAGCATCTCCACTTTTTGTAATTCCGTTAATTGTCTCTGGCTGTACTTCTTCTTCAGGAAATACACAAAATGTAATTTCTCCCAATCCCAGTAAATGTCCAGATAAATCTGATGCTGTTCTTGATGCAAAAAAAGTCAAAACTATTAACCTTAGTACACAAAAGATTACAGAATCAGGAATAGTTAATCAGGATAAATCTGTCGGATATGTTTTTGAAGCTCAAGCAGGTCAAAAGTTAGTTTATAACACCATTCAAAAGGTTTGTATTTCGGTTTATACCCCTGACAATCAACTTCTCAATAGTGGCGTTCTACCCATAACTGGAAAATACACCGTTCAAATTGCCATACCTCAAGGTTCAACAACTTTTGATTTAGCTATGAATTTAGAAACACAATCAACACCATCTGTTCCATCTCCTACTGTCACTCCCACAACTGTCAACCCCCCTTTAGTGACTACTCCCCCATCTGTTAGTCCCAGTCCTACACCTACAAATACATTCATCTCTCGCCCATTGCCAACCAAATTAATAGAAGATTACTTTGCCGAAATTAATAATGATCAGTATAGAAATGCCTGGAATATTTTACCTGTTGAACTTCAGGAAGATAAAAAACTCCATCCCAATGGCTACGATTCTTTCTTGGAATGGTATAAGGGTAAAGTTGATTTTATCAATATTCATAATATTTCGTTGGTGGAATCTAATCAAAATTCTGCGACGGTCAAAATGAAAAGCACTTATGATATGAAGTCCGGAAAAAAAGCTCCTGTGAATCTTAAATTTTACATGATTTGGAATAAAAGTAAGCAAAAATGGGATATTAGCGAAACTAAAGTTATTGATTAATATTCAACAAGTAAAAATAAATATTTTATGATCAATAAAATTTTTCCTAAATATTGAGCCTGATAAATCAAACAATATTATTCACTATCAAACATTATGAAAAGAATAATTTGCTATTTAACATTATTAATAATTTCTGGATGTCAGCAAGTAACCACATCTGCTCCAGTTGCTTCAACTTGTCCAGAAAAACCTGCAAATACACTAGCAGAGAAAGATGTTCAAGAAATTGTTTTGGACGAGCAAACCTTATCTAAGTCTGGTCAAGCTAGTGCAAATAAATCTATAGGATATAAATTTGCGGCTAAGTCTGGTCAAAAATTTAGCTTTTCAACTGATACCGATATTTGTGTTTGGCTTTACACACCAGATAGTCAGATTTTGAATGGTGGTGATTTACCACAAACTGGTAAATATATTCTCCAAGTTGCGGCACTAAATGGTTCTAAAACCTTTGACATGAAAATGACTTTAGGTATTCTTCAAGCTTCTACAAGTCCAACTGCAACACCTTCTGATTCTATTACGCCTAGTCCCACTAGTGTCATACCTACACCTACACCTACACCTACACCTACACCTATACTTACACCTACATCAGGAGCAGATTTAACTCAAGAACAAGCACTGAATATAGTTAAGGAATGGTATGCTGCTAAACCTCAAGTCTTTGCACCGCCTTTTGATACTAGCTTAGTTGATAAATTAGCCACAGGAAAACTGTATGAAAAAACTACTAGTTCTGACCCAGATATTGGCCCTATCGCTTGGCTGAAAGCAAGTAATTCTTACTATAAATATAATCAATCTGAAATTAGGAATGTGATAGAGTTTGCCAATTCAGGTAAACAACCATATATCAAAGTGAGAGTTTTTGAAGAACTGTATCTTTATGGTCGCAACGGTAATATTGACCGACAGAACTCTGGCTCATACCAAGGTAATTTTATTTATTTTTTTGAAAAAGATAGTAATGGTGTGTGGAAAATTTATGATTATTCAAAGGTGAACTAATGCCAAAAATATATCGCAAAATCAAACGTTCAATCAAATTAGATAGAGTAGCTATTTTAGTTGCTTTAGTTATTTCACCTATCATATTGGTGATAATTTTAGCACTAAATATTTTTAATAAAAAAGAAATAACAGCAAGTAATAAGTGTCATAGGGAGTTAACGATTGATTTAGTGTCAGGTAATTTCACTACCGTTAAAAATACTGTCAATAAAAATCAACTAATTTGTTATTATTTTAATGTCTTAAACAACGATAAAATCGTGTTATTTAGCAAGAATAAAGTTATTTTTAGAACCCCCG from Trichormus variabilis 0441 encodes the following:
- a CDS encoding ARC6/PARC6 family protein; translation: MKRIICYLTLLIISGCQQVTTSAPVASTCPEKPANTLAEKDVQEIVLDEQTLSKSGQASANKSIGYKFAAKSGQKFSFSTDTDICVWLYTPDSQILNGGDLPQTGKYILQVAALNGSKTFDMKMTLGILQASTSPTATPSDSITPSPTSVIPTPTPTPTPTPILTPTSGADLTQEQALNIVKEWYAAKPQVFAPPFDTSLVDKLATGKLYEKTTSSDPDIGPIAWLKASNSYYKYNQSEIRNVIEFANSGKQPYIKVRVFEELYLYGRNGNIDRQNSGSYQGNFIYFFEKDSNGVWKIYDYSKVN